ATATACTCCATTTGAAGGTTTCCAAGTTACCGGGATGCCAGTTATGACTTTGGTACGTGGCCGGAAAGTAATGGAAGATGGGGAAATCCTAGAAAATAAGGGTAAACATATTTATTCTTCTTATAATCTTTAATCATCTTGAAAAATTCATTTAATATTTCAAAAAATAAAATAAAACGAGAAAATGATAATTATATCATTATCTCCTTATTTTTAATCCTATTCCACTAATCACTATTAGAATAGCCATTAAAAGTAGTGGTAATGGTGTTCCTGTTGGTTGCATGCCCACGGTTTTCGGTGAGGGTGATGGTTCTGCTCGGACATAGATGGCTGCAGTTGCATTTCTAGGACCGAGTATGGGATCCCATGATGCAGTATACACGTGTGCATGGTTTTCTATAGGTCCTAACTTTTCAACACCCACGGTTATTACCAGTTGGGCTATAGTGTTTGCAGGTAGGTTTCCAATATTCCATATGCCAGTGGCAGGATTATATGATCCATAATTGGCTGTAGATGATATGTAAACAATTCCTGCAGGGAGTTTGTCAACCACATAAACATCTATAGCTGTGTCTGGACCCCAGTTCTGCACTATGATTGTGAAGTAAATGATTTCATGCAGGTAAGGCTGGGGATTACTTACGGTTTTTTCGATAGTGACATGTGAAGTTTGTATATTGTTGAAAACCCAAGCTGTTTTTCTTCCATCAGGATC
This is a stretch of genomic DNA from Methanobacteriaceae archaeon. It encodes these proteins:
- a CDS encoding DUF11 domain-containing protein produces the protein MGVGQVFMVMINGTVNASAPNGTVLLNNATADSSTSPFNVTSNTVSNVVDTVARLNITKTSVTEGSDVNNIVRGYPIHYTIVITNQGPSDALNVNFDDNYTPSILDNTYYSTSTGIPWTAYTNPLLITPIIERLAPGQNVTIWINGTVMTNATEGINNTAGTSSPTDPDGRKTAWVFNNIQTSHVTIEKTVSNPQPYLHEIIYFTIIVQNWGPDTAIDVYVVDKLPAGIVYISSTANYGSYNPATGIWNIGNLPANTIAQLVITVGVEKLGPIENHAHVYTASWDPILGPRNATAAIYVRAEPSPSPKTVGMQPTGTPLPLLLMAILIVISGIGLKIRR